The following are encoded together in the Gilvimarinus sp. DA14 genome:
- a CDS encoding LacI family DNA-binding transcriptional regulator, whose protein sequence is MSSRDRSGRARKVTMKDVASMAGVSIMTVSRVLNNDKVSEQTHERVMEAVKALNYRLNVSARSLSGSQSYLVGFFYDNSIGSYISQYLIGVLQRCNELGYHLVLESCSFGAPNVEDIVSDLSSRYMLDGVIVPPPLCEYLPLLDALEKEDIRYVRVGPGFEMDRAAYVSIDDYQATYEMTEHLIHDGHEHIGFIKGDRNQGVAANRFRGFCDALAAHCIPQEKAVVAQGDFNFDGGMIAADEILNSGKPVTAIFASNDDMASAVIAAVHKRGLRVPEDIAVAGFDDTTIARSIWPPLTTVKQPIDQMSADSVDLLVEAIRADSILGIKLNKRVVLPHSIVVRGSTSASNA, encoded by the coding sequence ATGAGCAGCAGAGATAGATCTGGTAGAGCCAGAAAAGTCACCATGAAAGACGTTGCCAGTATGGCGGGCGTCTCTATCATGACAGTGTCGCGAGTGCTCAATAACGACAAGGTGTCGGAGCAAACCCACGAGCGCGTAATGGAAGCGGTAAAAGCGTTGAACTACCGGCTCAATGTCTCCGCTCGCAGTTTGTCGGGCTCACAGTCTTATCTAGTGGGCTTTTTCTACGATAACTCTATTGGCAGTTATATCAGTCAGTACCTGATTGGCGTGTTGCAGCGGTGCAATGAGCTGGGCTATCACCTGGTGTTGGAGTCCTGCAGCTTTGGGGCGCCCAATGTCGAGGATATTGTCAGTGATCTGAGCAGCCGCTATATGCTGGATGGCGTTATCGTGCCGCCGCCGCTGTGTGAATACTTACCTTTGCTGGATGCCTTGGAAAAGGAAGACATTCGCTATGTGAGGGTCGGCCCCGGGTTTGAAATGGATCGCGCTGCCTATGTATCCATTGATGATTATCAGGCTACCTACGAAATGACTGAGCACCTGATTCACGATGGTCACGAACACATAGGTTTTATCAAGGGTGATCGCAATCAGGGGGTGGCGGCGAATCGTTTTCGCGGCTTTTGCGATGCGCTTGCGGCCCACTGTATTCCTCAGGAAAAGGCCGTGGTTGCCCAGGGGGATTTTAACTTTGACGGCGGTATGATTGCCGCCGATGAGATTCTCAATTCGGGCAAGCCGGTAACGGCTATTTTTGCCAGTAACGATGATATGGCCAGTGCCGTAATTGCTGCGGTTCACAAGCGCGGTTTGCGGGTGCCGGAAGACATTGCCGTGGCCGGTTTTGACGACACCACTATTGCCCGCAGTATTTGGCCGCCGTTAACCACGGTGAAGCAGCCCATTGATCAAATGTCGGCAGACTCGGTAGATTTACTGGTAGAGGCGATCCGAGCCGACAGTATTTTGGGGATAAAGCTTAACAAGAGAGTGGTTCTGCCTCATTCAATTGTGGTGCGCGGCTCTACCAGTGCGAGTAATGCTTAG
- a CDS encoding ATP-binding protein — protein sequence MRALLNKTFSPTVLAILALTALILYTLWQQYSVVLPEAPEVVDGRVDVPADHQGPLVLKGYWRLYWHQLLTPEQLHNNYRETWVPARWSDPASGVNTPPGEGYATYAVDIYFAQPPHNLGFKLPHLYRAAKVWANGELLVSTGEPATSASAETSRDGIRIAPLPAGIGTHLQLVIQVSSFHHVDGGLYRSPIIDSWPALQQAEKWRVFRGLFLFSSTLTLAIYLLVLWNNASAGKEYLYLGLGLLWYSVRIFGTEKLIYYLFPDFSALWLMRAEYYGMFLCVPAYILFIQALYPKDINYTLVRTYWYVGVAASIVTSFVDSGWFSRLRDPFEALSVAYIVYFIACLIVIVWRRRAWSGLVSFLGGVIVLLFVNEVLYYREVVKVHLTPWVYVFVALTSLVFLGQRINSLLANEAQQKALLQQAVADRTRELQQRLEELDEARCHALNLAQKRSEFMAVLSHEIRTPLAGMLGALRLLGRSKKPDRELLGYAMEAGTSLLSVVNESLDASRGAVSRKTDGDPVNLGHLLSSVAQLAKTTAAEKNVGLDLDIQGLGSQPRMALCNSQALRQIVTNLLHNSVKFTDAGKVTLTASINESSDAASSSSTQQPATLCIAVSDTGRGISPADLDIIFEEYVQVGDDLSVPDSAGRGKGLGLAITKRLVDELNGTIYAESTLGQGSCFRVELPVTLTLAADVTDAPGEQHEVIREEPVAVPAMRVLVVEDDTVNKAIVVELLEADKHYVSATELPSKALQLLQGTPYQLCLFDIRLPEMSGIALLARARTMVAGTGPLFVALTANTSESDIAHYRAAGFDYVIEKPVDKVHLRYVLARARLGKTQADAFFLHNDMRPQTEQQLLVDRRQWQNIVDDLGQASAGKLLDDAYHSLRESLAQLEQALEKGRLRDISHFAHKMKSASRSVGMLSVATIAHHLESDPSRALNALGNLGNLIELSYQQLQS from the coding sequence ATGCGCGCGCTGTTAAATAAAACATTCTCCCCCACGGTGTTGGCCATACTGGCGCTTACAGCGCTTATTCTCTATACCCTGTGGCAGCAGTATTCCGTAGTCCTGCCCGAAGCGCCCGAAGTGGTCGATGGCCGCGTGGATGTGCCCGCTGATCACCAGGGGCCGTTGGTGCTAAAAGGCTATTGGCGTCTGTACTGGCATCAGTTGCTCACTCCCGAGCAATTACACAATAATTACCGCGAAACCTGGGTGCCGGCGCGCTGGTCTGACCCGGCCTCTGGTGTGAATACGCCACCGGGTGAGGGTTATGCCACTTATGCGGTGGACATCTACTTTGCTCAGCCACCGCATAACCTTGGTTTTAAACTGCCACATCTTTATCGTGCCGCCAAGGTCTGGGCCAATGGTGAATTGCTGGTGTCTACCGGAGAGCCCGCGACCAGCGCCAGCGCAGAGACATCGCGCGATGGTATTCGTATTGCGCCCTTACCCGCGGGTATCGGAACGCACCTGCAGCTGGTGATTCAGGTCTCCAGTTTTCATCATGTGGATGGCGGTCTGTATCGCTCGCCAATTATCGATAGTTGGCCTGCACTGCAGCAGGCCGAAAAGTGGCGGGTGTTTCGCGGCTTATTTCTCTTTTCGTCTACTTTGACTCTGGCTATTTATTTGCTGGTGTTATGGAACAACGCCTCCGCAGGTAAAGAATACCTGTATTTGGGGTTAGGGCTGTTGTGGTACAGCGTACGTATCTTTGGTACCGAAAAGCTCATTTACTATTTATTTCCGGATTTTTCCGCACTCTGGCTAATGCGCGCCGAGTATTACGGAATGTTCTTGTGTGTGCCGGCCTATATCCTGTTCATTCAGGCGCTTTATCCCAAAGATATCAATTACACTCTGGTGCGCACCTATTGGTATGTGGGCGTCGCCGCATCGATTGTCACTTCCTTTGTCGATTCCGGTTGGTTCTCGCGCCTGCGCGACCCTTTCGAGGCTTTGAGTGTCGCCTACATTGTTTACTTTATTGCCTGCTTAATCGTGATTGTGTGGCGCCGCCGGGCGTGGAGTGGCCTGGTCAGCTTCTTAGGTGGCGTTATCGTATTGCTGTTTGTCAACGAGGTTCTCTACTACCGCGAAGTGGTAAAAGTTCACCTCACGCCCTGGGTATATGTGTTTGTGGCGCTCACCAGTCTGGTGTTTTTGGGGCAGCGAATTAACTCGCTGCTGGCCAATGAGGCGCAGCAAAAAGCGCTGCTGCAGCAGGCCGTAGCCGACCGCACTAGAGAACTGCAGCAGCGCTTGGAAGAGTTAGATGAGGCGCGCTGCCACGCGTTAAATCTGGCGCAAAAGCGCAGCGAATTTATGGCCGTGCTGAGCCACGAAATTCGCACTCCACTTGCCGGTATGCTGGGGGCGCTGCGTCTGTTGGGACGCAGTAAAAAACCTGATAGGGAGCTGCTTGGTTACGCCATGGAGGCGGGTACCTCACTGCTGTCGGTAGTGAATGAATCTCTGGATGCGAGCCGCGGCGCCGTCAGTCGCAAAACCGACGGCGATCCGGTCAATCTTGGCCATCTACTCAGCTCGGTGGCGCAGCTGGCGAAAACCACGGCTGCAGAAAAGAACGTAGGTTTGGATCTGGATATACAAGGGCTGGGGTCGCAACCGCGTATGGCGCTGTGTAATTCTCAGGCGTTGCGCCAAATTGTGACGAACCTGCTGCACAATTCGGTTAAGTTTACCGATGCGGGTAAGGTGACTTTAACGGCGAGCATTAACGAGTCGTCAGATGCTGCTTCGAGCTCTTCAACGCAGCAGCCAGCAACTTTGTGCATTGCGGTAAGCGATACCGGGCGAGGTATAAGTCCTGCCGATTTGGATATTATTTTCGAAGAATATGTGCAGGTAGGCGATGACCTGTCTGTGCCGGACTCAGCCGGGCGGGGCAAGGGGCTTGGGCTGGCCATTACCAAGCGGTTGGTAGACGAGTTAAACGGCACCATTTATGCCGAGTCCACCTTGGGGCAGGGCTCATGTTTTCGAGTCGAGCTGCCCGTTACTCTTACTCTGGCAGCTGATGTTACTGATGCCCCTGGCGAACAGCACGAGGTGATTCGCGAAGAGCCTGTGGCCGTTCCTGCGATGAGAGTGTTGGTGGTTGAGGACGACACCGTCAATAAAGCAATTGTGGTGGAATTGCTGGAGGCGGATAAGCACTATGTATCGGCCACCGAGCTGCCCAGCAAAGCTTTGCAATTACTGCAGGGCACCCCTTACCAACTGTGTCTGTTTGATATTCGCTTACCGGAAATGAGTGGTATTGCACTGCTGGCTCGTGCCCGCACCATGGTGGCCGGAACTGGCCCGTTGTTTGTAGCACTGACGGCCAATACCAGCGAAAGCGATATTGCCCATTACCGTGCGGCGGGTTTCGACTATGTCATCGAAAAACCAGTGGATAAAGTGCATTTACGCTACGTTCTTGCACGCGCTCGCTTGGGCAAAACCCAGGCGGATGCATTTTTCCTCCACAATGATATGCGGCCCCAGACGGAGCAGCAGCTTTTGGTAGACAGGCGTCAGTGGCAGAATATTGTTGATGACCTGGGGCAGGCCAGCGCCGGTAAACTGTTGGATGATGCCTATCACTCACTGCGTGAATCTTTAGCGCAGCTGGAACAGGCACTGGAAAAAGGCCGTTTGCGTGATATCTCGCATTTTGCCCATAAAATGAAAAGTGCATCGCGGTCGGTAGGCATGCTCAGCGTGGCGACCATCGCCCATCATCTGGAGTCGGACCCCAGCCGCGCGCTCAATGCACTGGGCAACCTGGGTAATTTGATAGAATTGTCGTATCAACAGTTGCAGTCATAA
- a CDS encoding response regulator transcription factor — protein sequence MNNKMDKSIPRVLVVEDELTARHLLVNYLEGQGWQVDTLTDGREVVQRVLKADYDLVFLDIRLPGGDGLSICREISSQHPAGIIFTTSLDDSVERIVGLEAGADAYYSKPLPMREMIAGAKALLRRVQMIKQFKNAAGQQNTCCYQYDGWQVDAARQRVVGDGEVSLSHNEAAVLLALCEADGQPVRRDTLMRALGKSDWLPFDRTLDVLIGRLRTKLKQVVPDAGALISAQYGKGYMLTAPLLGKSDRPA from the coding sequence ATGAACAATAAAATGGATAAATCGATACCCAGAGTGCTGGTGGTGGAAGATGAACTGACCGCCCGGCATTTACTGGTTAATTATCTTGAGGGGCAAGGCTGGCAGGTCGACACCCTGACCGATGGCCGCGAAGTGGTACAGCGCGTGTTAAAGGCCGATTATGACTTAGTGTTTCTGGATATACGTTTGCCCGGGGGCGACGGCCTGAGCATTTGCCGCGAAATCAGTAGTCAGCACCCCGCCGGTATTATTTTTACCACCTCTCTCGACGATTCTGTTGAGCGTATCGTTGGCCTTGAGGCAGGCGCCGATGCCTATTATTCCAAGCCGCTGCCAATGCGCGAGATGATCGCAGGCGCAAAAGCCCTATTGCGCCGGGTGCAGATGATCAAACAGTTTAAAAACGCGGCTGGTCAGCAAAACACCTGCTGTTATCAATACGATGGCTGGCAGGTGGATGCCGCTCGTCAGCGGGTGGTTGGAGACGGTGAAGTATCGCTGAGCCACAACGAAGCGGCGGTGCTCTTGGCTCTGTGTGAGGCCGATGGTCAGCCGGTGCGCCGGGATACTCTGATGCGGGCTCTGGGCAAATCTGATTGGCTGCCCTTTGACCGTACCCTGGACGTCTTGATCGGTCGCTTACGCACCAAACTCAAGCAAGTCGTGCCTGATGCCGGCGCGTTAATCAGCGCTCAATACGGCAAGGGCTATATGCTCACCGCTCCCTTATTGGGTAAGTCAGACCGCCCCGCCTAG
- a CDS encoding pilus assembly protein, which produces MKIQQKMKQLGQGMTEYIIIVALIAIAAITVYNLFGDTVRSQVGDMAAELGGGTATNQAATDGTDAQTEAAVEHQLGTFQANED; this is translated from the coding sequence ATGAAAATTCAACAAAAAATGAAGCAGCTTGGCCAGGGTATGACCGAGTACATTATTATCGTTGCCCTGATCGCGATTGCTGCGATTACTGTTTATAACTTGTTCGGTGATACCGTGCGCAGCCAGGTAGGTGATATGGCTGCCGAACTTGGCGGTGGCACTGCAACCAACCAGGCGGCTACTGACGGTACAGATGCTCAGACTGAAGCTGCAGTAGAGCATCAGTTGGGTACCTTCCAAGCAAACGAAGATTAA
- a CDS encoding pilus assembly protein TadG-related protein, translated as MRRFSSEKGQAFIFGLLFLAVVVMALLILYNQGQLVTNRVQLENAADATVYSQAKLAARNQNFIAYTNRSMVANEVSIGQMVSLLSWAKHYKQISAFTSYPLYRIPVAPPSPTTFTDVLSVVTLPYKLMGEAVSVPANTLVQFWPTVVSIFNGTVGVFQKMFALATLAGQVEMSMGVVEDHEDDPNDPEMYIPVVGWYFFTQNALLTYFGENFSPTNLADLVGDATAEKDWSADATELTESFLGDQVGELENMINDNSAGLSKKKSKNVSGGANSNLNAGEESEANAIEAYQRYMAIVNRNRASFTEDRHWDVWETTGDLIPEIELSLGIITLTIDLDFSIGGGIKNDGGTVYEANSPLESDSDLAGLGWSAIDVLSFGLEFDVGLFVEIELCLPIVGCDSWTLLDFGFVLPIGFPLAGATHQVYSSNSKAKKILTDWGLPFNNDTGRFGGDPDDPDNNGAFDGFHLQALAWGQASPALLPGMYGLRTSQDVTDSYVGPPSFFSLGGSFQESGKSYEFTSAVAKSLDDIETSDHDSLRVDSDDGDWDNDEIQYTNFDVKTRSRAEGDDFAADYQQFIWNDDRPMMTVSSAETYFDNPMQTLTDGSAEPASLFSPFWDARLREPSAIAILIATGELDFTEIFEGLGDSAIDMVDWLLNAIGDRMVDTAVDYMVEQLDSPWDALAEDPMRDGASYVKDIAVDAVVDELEEFMP; from the coding sequence ATGCGTCGGTTTAGCTCCGAAAAAGGGCAGGCCTTTATCTTTGGCCTGCTCTTTCTTGCTGTCGTGGTTATGGCTCTGCTTATCCTGTACAACCAGGGGCAGTTAGTCACTAATCGCGTTCAGCTGGAAAATGCGGCGGATGCCACGGTCTATTCCCAGGCCAAGCTGGCGGCCCGTAACCAGAATTTTATCGCCTACACCAACCGCTCCATGGTGGCTAACGAAGTCTCCATCGGGCAAATGGTGTCACTTTTGTCGTGGGCGAAGCACTATAAGCAAATCAGTGCATTTACCTCTTACCCACTGTATCGCATTCCTGTTGCACCGCCATCGCCTACTACTTTTACCGATGTGCTCAGCGTGGTTACCTTGCCTTACAAGTTAATGGGCGAGGCGGTTTCCGTACCTGCGAATACATTGGTTCAGTTTTGGCCCACCGTTGTTTCTATATTTAACGGTACGGTAGGCGTATTCCAGAAAATGTTTGCTCTGGCTACCTTGGCAGGCCAAGTAGAGATGAGTATGGGGGTGGTGGAAGATCACGAAGACGATCCCAATGACCCTGAAATGTATATACCCGTGGTGGGCTGGTATTTCTTTACGCAGAACGCGCTGCTCACCTACTTTGGCGAGAATTTTAGCCCCACCAACTTAGCGGACTTGGTGGGGGATGCCACCGCCGAAAAAGATTGGTCCGCCGATGCTACCGAATTAACCGAGAGTTTCCTTGGTGATCAGGTTGGCGAACTGGAAAACATGATCAACGACAATAGCGCAGGATTGTCGAAGAAAAAGTCAAAAAATGTCAGCGGTGGCGCCAACTCTAATCTGAATGCGGGCGAAGAGTCCGAAGCAAACGCGATTGAAGCCTATCAGCGTTACATGGCGATAGTGAATCGAAATCGCGCCAGCTTTACCGAAGACAGGCATTGGGATGTCTGGGAGACAACCGGAGATTTGATCCCGGAAATTGAGCTGTCTCTTGGCATTATTACCCTCACGATCGATCTGGATTTCTCTATCGGCGGCGGCATTAAAAACGACGGCGGCACCGTCTATGAGGCTAACAGTCCGTTAGAGTCCGATTCTGACCTGGCGGGCTTAGGTTGGTCTGCCATTGATGTGCTGTCGTTCGGGCTGGAGTTTGACGTCGGGCTGTTTGTGGAAATTGAGCTGTGCCTGCCTATTGTCGGCTGTGATTCGTGGACATTGTTAGACTTTGGCTTTGTGCTGCCCATCGGTTTTCCGCTCGCCGGGGCAACCCATCAAGTCTACAGCAGTAACAGTAAAGCGAAGAAAATTCTTACCGATTGGGGGTTGCCGTTTAACAACGACACCGGCAGATTCGGCGGCGACCCAGATGACCCGGATAACAATGGTGCGTTTGATGGTTTTCACCTGCAGGCCTTGGCCTGGGGGCAGGCCTCTCCAGCTCTGTTGCCCGGCATGTACGGTTTGCGCACCTCGCAGGATGTGACCGATTCCTACGTTGGCCCGCCCTCATTCTTTAGTCTAGGCGGTAGTTTTCAAGAGTCTGGAAAAAGCTATGAATTCACATCGGCCGTGGCTAAAAGCCTGGACGATATCGAAACCTCTGATCATGACAGCCTGAGAGTGGACAGCGATGATGGAGACTGGGACAACGACGAAATCCAGTACACAAATTTCGATGTAAAAACCCGCTCGCGCGCCGAAGGCGATGACTTTGCGGCCGATTATCAGCAGTTTATCTGGAACGATGACCGCCCCATGATGACCGTCAGCTCGGCGGAAACCTATTTTGACAACCCGATGCAAACCCTGACTGATGGCAGCGCCGAACCCGCCAGCCTGTTCAGCCCCTTTTGGGACGCGCGTTTGCGCGAGCCGAGTGCCATTGCCATTTTGATTGCGACCGGCGAGTTAGACTTCACCGAAATCTTTGAAGGTCTGGGGGATTCTGCCATCGATATGGTCGACTGGCTGCTAAATGCCATCGGTGATCGGATGGTCGATACCGCCGTTGATTATATGGTGGAACAGCTCGATTCTCCTTGGGATGCGTTGGCGGAAGACCCGATGCGTGACGGTGCGAGTTATGTCAAAGACATCGCAGTCGATGCCGTAGTGGATGAGCTTGAGGAATTTATGCCATGA
- the cpaB gene encoding Flp pilus assembly protein CpaB, whose amino-acid sequence MKQMSGSRLFMIAVVCGVIAAFLTIYYLKSVEERYRRANQPQKVETVAVVVPKKDMVKGDTITIDAIGKLDVPRKFLPSNFIPASEYQKILNRNIASPLQAGRVITVEAITGTKAETFSETVELGRRAYSVKVNNVDSFDGLLRPGDVIDLMGEFDLEDLGISGGAQEVNEVVMPVLEEVTVLSAGREDHTGRRYERSRQQNSVDGFNMEFTIVTLSLTPRQVARVQLAEATGEMFAILRHPKDTSMAEYDFIRADVLLTPEPEPLVDVVLDENGNPIGRVVGDNVVDANGNIIGKVVDGKAVAFDGTTLGTIVENVSEDDPMLRVRERADVVRDASGKVIGKVEEVVRDANGNVIGRVVNGQVVDDSGNVIGRVNADGSVTDSSGRVIGQTEKVVVDKSGKIIGKVNKDGTAVSNTGEVLGKVQKNVALDSSGNVVDLRESTVPQGRPKVAQVVRDKDGNVIGRVVDGKVVDANGKVIGRVDESGKAVGLSGETLGVVEEAVIDRDGKVVGQVKEVVRDSSGRVVGEVQEVLRDADGNVIGRVVNGQVVDKDGKVIGKVNKDGSVTSNEGRVLGKVEKVVVDDSGQVVGTVDKSGKAVGLNGETLGSAEKVMVGSDGKVLGSVEEVVRDASGNVIGKVEEVVRDADGNVIGRVVNGQVIDADGNVVGTVNDDGSVTGTDGQILGRVEKAVVDSQGNVIGRVNADGTAVAEDGRVLGTVEQTVLGADGQELDEMTEVVRDADGNVIGRLVDGKVVDAKGNVIGELKDGKVVDSSGKIIANNVSVSTESRGDVAAQLRQNEAAKITREVDYVEFIPGGGGDEGIVPVKRVRLQ is encoded by the coding sequence ATGAAGCAAATGTCTGGCTCGCGCCTGTTTATGATCGCCGTCGTGTGCGGTGTGATAGCGGCATTTTTAACCATTTACTATTTAAAGTCTGTCGAGGAGCGTTATCGCCGCGCCAATCAGCCGCAAAAAGTGGAAACCGTGGCTGTGGTGGTACCGAAAAAAGACATGGTTAAGGGCGATACCATTACCATCGATGCAATCGGCAAGCTGGACGTGCCGCGCAAATTCTTACCCTCAAACTTTATTCCCGCCTCCGAGTATCAAAAAATACTGAACCGTAATATCGCATCGCCTTTGCAGGCAGGCCGAGTGATTACGGTTGAAGCGATAACCGGAACCAAGGCGGAAACCTTCTCCGAGACGGTCGAGCTGGGCCGCCGTGCCTACAGTGTAAAAGTTAATAACGTCGATTCCTTTGATGGCTTACTGCGCCCCGGCGACGTGATTGATCTGATGGGCGAATTTGATCTAGAGGATTTGGGCATAAGCGGCGGCGCGCAAGAGGTAAATGAAGTCGTAATGCCAGTTCTCGAAGAGGTAACCGTGCTCTCGGCTGGGCGAGAAGATCATACCGGCCGTCGTTACGAGCGCTCGCGCCAACAGAATTCTGTGGACGGCTTTAACATGGAATTCACCATTGTCACCTTGAGCTTAACGCCTCGTCAGGTTGCGAGAGTGCAATTGGCCGAGGCCACAGGTGAAATGTTTGCGATTTTGCGCCACCCCAAAGACACCAGTATGGCCGAGTACGATTTTATCCGCGCCGATGTACTGCTGACGCCCGAGCCCGAGCCATTAGTCGATGTGGTGCTGGATGAGAATGGCAACCCCATTGGCAGAGTCGTGGGCGATAACGTGGTGGACGCGAATGGCAACATCATTGGCAAGGTGGTCGATGGTAAGGCTGTGGCCTTTGACGGCACAACCCTTGGCACTATTGTGGAGAACGTCAGTGAAGACGACCCCATGCTGCGTGTGCGCGAGCGCGCCGATGTTGTGCGTGATGCCAGTGGCAAAGTGATTGGCAAAGTAGAAGAAGTAGTGCGCGATGCAAATGGCAATGTGATTGGCCGGGTTGTTAACGGCCAGGTCGTCGATGACAGTGGCAATGTGATTGGGCGTGTTAATGCCGATGGTAGTGTGACCGACAGCAGCGGTCGGGTGATTGGCCAGACAGAGAAGGTGGTGGTTGATAAGTCCGGAAAGATCATTGGCAAAGTTAATAAAGATGGTACTGCCGTGTCCAACACCGGTGAGGTGTTAGGCAAAGTGCAAAAGAATGTCGCGCTGGATTCCAGTGGCAACGTGGTGGACTTGCGCGAATCAACTGTGCCTCAAGGCCGTCCCAAAGTGGCGCAGGTAGTGCGCGATAAAGACGGTAATGTGATTGGTCGGGTGGTTGACGGCAAAGTGGTCGACGCCAACGGTAAAGTTATCGGCCGTGTGGATGAGAGCGGTAAAGCGGTTGGTTTGAGCGGCGAAACCCTGGGCGTGGTGGAAGAAGCCGTGATCGATCGTGACGGTAAAGTTGTCGGTCAAGTTAAAGAAGTTGTGCGGGACTCCAGCGGCCGGGTAGTCGGCGAGGTGCAAGAAGTCTTGCGCGATGCCGACGGCAATGTGATTGGTCGCGTAGTTAACGGCCAGGTAGTCGACAAAGACGGCAAGGTCATTGGCAAAGTCAATAAAGACGGCAGTGTCACCAGCAACGAAGGACGCGTACTGGGTAAAGTGGAAAAGGTTGTCGTAGATGATTCTGGCCAAGTGGTCGGCACCGTGGATAAATCCGGCAAGGCCGTAGGGCTTAACGGCGAAACTCTGGGCAGCGCGGAAAAAGTCATGGTGGGCAGTGACGGCAAAGTGCTCGGCAGCGTTGAAGAGGTAGTACGCGACGCCAGCGGCAATGTGATTGGCAAGGTTGAAGAAGTCGTGCGTGACGCCGATGGCAATGTTATTGGGCGTGTAGTCAATGGCCAGGTAATTGATGCCGACGGCAATGTGGTGGGCACGGTGAATGATGATGGTTCTGTGACCGGCACTGACGGCCAAATACTGGGACGCGTAGAGAAAGCGGTGGTGGACAGTCAGGGTAATGTGATTGGTCGGGTTAACGCCGATGGCACCGCCGTGGCCGAGGACGGCCGTGTGCTGGGTACGGTTGAGCAAACGGTTTTGGGCGCCGATGGTCAGGAGCTGGATGAAATGACCGAGGTGGTTCGCGACGCCGACGGCAATGTCATTGGACGCTTGGTGGACGGCAAGGTCGTCGATGCCAAAGGCAATGTCATTGGCGAGCTCAAAGACGGCAAGGTTGTCGACAGTAGCGGCAAAATTATTGCCAATAATGTAAGCGTTAGTACCGAAAGCCGAGGCGATGTTGCGGCGCAGTTACGTCAGAATGAAGCGGCAAAAATCACTCGCGAAGTTGATTACGTGGAATTTATTCCCGGCGGTGGCGGTGACGAAGGCATTGTGCCGGTGAAACGGGTGCGCTTGCAGTGA
- a CDS encoding type II and III secretion system protein family protein: MDKMAMNVRMFLGVIAALLFTASVEARVLPEVLELYEGESRVIEVPNVTRISVGKTGLVGYTLLKNGEVVLSATAEGETNMQVWFADGSREEVDISVIQVFSSAREMAEIRRLIGDIPGVEIKSAGRHVVVDGILEERDMQKVDVIAGLYEDLIILARTTDEFEQKMIYFDVQIAEFDRSKTEELGINWQKSFTGPSLRYGKTWQAAGAAVNMWSEEDLEDGYVYQTGARGVLFGIASEITSMIDLLEQTGSAIVLSSPRLSARSGGEAALTVGGEVPVITSSLSGSSVEYKDYGVILNILPKLDLYGNIAARVDVSISQLDLAQAVDGQPAFKKRATSNDIKLKPGDTLVLSGLITREEQATVSKVKWLADIPILGELFKSKSFSGGETEMVIFLTPHVLTDLKSGPNQDVLDRVDDYVKEHEKYMKTGLVD; this comes from the coding sequence ATGGATAAAATGGCTATGAATGTGCGAATGTTTTTGGGGGTGATCGCGGCGCTGTTGTTTACCGCTAGCGTAGAAGCCAGAGTCCTGCCTGAAGTTCTCGAACTGTACGAGGGTGAGTCTCGGGTTATCGAGGTGCCGAATGTCACGCGAATTTCCGTGGGCAAAACAGGCTTGGTAGGTTACACCTTGCTCAAGAATGGTGAGGTGGTTCTTTCGGCAACCGCTGAGGGGGAAACCAATATGCAGGTTTGGTTTGCCGACGGTTCCCGCGAAGAAGTTGATATATCGGTTATTCAAGTATTTAGCAGCGCTCGGGAAATGGCAGAGATCCGCCGTTTAATTGGCGATATACCCGGCGTCGAGATCAAGTCTGCTGGGCGCCATGTGGTGGTGGACGGCATACTAGAAGAGCGCGACATGCAAAAAGTAGATGTCATCGCGGGCTTATACGAGGACTTAATTATTCTTGCCCGTACTACCGATGAATTTGAACAAAAGATGATTTACTTCGATGTGCAAATTGCCGAATTTGATCGCAGTAAGACTGAAGAGCTGGGTATTAACTGGCAGAAAAGTTTTACCGGCCCTTCGCTGCGCTATGGCAAAACCTGGCAGGCGGCTGGCGCTGCGGTGAATATGTGGTCTGAGGAGGACTTGGAAGATGGTTATGTCTATCAAACGGGCGCACGGGGCGTACTGTTTGGTATCGCCTCCGAAATTACATCGATGATCGATTTGCTGGAGCAGACGGGTTCGGCCATTGTTTTATCCTCGCCAAGGCTCAGTGCTCGCAGTGGTGGTGAGGCGGCGTTAACCGTTGGTGGTGAGGTGCCGGTTATTACCAGCTCACTGAGCGGCTCGAGTGTTGAGTACAAAGATTACGGTGTTATTTTAAATATCCTGCCCAAGCTGGACTTATATGGCAATATCGCGGCGCGAGTGGACGTCTCCATCAGCCAGCTGGATTTGGCGCAGGCCGTGGACGGCCAACCTGCCTTTAAAAAGCGTGCCACCTCTAACGATATTAAACTCAAGCCCGGGGATACATTGGTGCTGTCGGGATTAATTACCCGCGAAGAGCAGGCCACAGTAAGCAAAGTAAAATGGCTGGCCGATATTCCTATTTTAGGTGAATTGTTTAAATCCAAAAGTTTTTCCGGCGGCGAAACCGAAATGGTGATTTTCCTCACGCCCCATGTGCTTACCGATTTGAAGTCTGGCCCCAATCAGGACGTATTGGATCGTGTGGACGATTACGTCAAAGAGCATGAAAAATATATGAAAACTGGTTTGGTGGATTAA